Below is a window of Myxococcus guangdongensis DNA.
GTTGCGCGTGCAGTGGAGCTGGGTGCTGTTCGACGTGGCGCTGGCCGCGGGCCTCTTCTCGCTGGTGCGGCGCTGGCGCGACGGGCTGGCCACGGCGCTGGTGTGCCTCACCGCCGCGGACGCGTGCCTCACCTTCGTCCAGGCCGCCGTCTACAACGCGCCCCGCGCCCGCGGCCCCGTCGACTGGCTCGTCATCACCGCGGCCGTGCTCGCGCCCGCCACCGCCTCCGGCCTGCTCGTCCGCGCGCGGGACTTCCGCCTGCCCGCGCGCTGACGCACCGCGCTCATTTCCGTGGCGGACATCACGCCCTCGCGGGTTTCCACAGGTCGACACTCCCCCGAAAGTCACCTGGACCCGAAGGCGAGAAGAATGGTGTTTTCCGGAAAGAGCTGTTCCGGCGTCGGGTGCCGCGACTTTCTCGCGGCGTCGTCCGTCGCCGGTTGGGAGGGGTGACCATGCGAACGCCGTGGGGCGTTGCCCTGTCGCTCGCCGTGTTGCTGTGGGTCCACGAGAGCCACGCCGCGCCCGAAGCCCAGCGCTCGGCTCCGCCACCCTCGCCGTTGCCGCCCGGGGTGTCGGCCGTGCTGTGGAAGCTGTCGGTGCCGGAGAGCGCGGCGCCCACGCCCGAGCGGGTGGCGTTGGGAGAGAAGCTCTACAACGAGAAGCGGCTGTCATTGGATGACAGCGTGTCGTGCGCCACGTGCCACGACCCGGCCAAGGGCTTCACGGACCACCTGCCAGTGTCGGCGGGCGTGAAGGGCCAGTTCGGCATGCGCAACAGCCCGACGGTGCTCAACGCGCTCTTCAACGCCTCGCAGTTCTGGGACGGGCGCGCGGCGTCGCTGGAGGACCAGGCGAAGCTGCCCATCCTCAACCCGGTGGAGATGGCCATGCCCTCCCCCGAGGCGGTGGTGGCCAAGCTCAAGGGCATCCCCGAGTACGTCACCGCCTTCCAGCAGGTCTTCAAGCGCGACATCACCTACGACGACCTGGCCGCGGCCATCGCCGCCTTCGAGCGCACGCAGTTCTCCGGCAGCGCCCGCTTCGACCGCTTCATCCACGGCGAGACGAAGGCGCTCAACGAGTCGGAGCGCCGAGGCTGGGCGCTGTTCAACGGCAAGGCGCGCTGCAACTCGTGCCACGCGGGCAACGCCGTGTCGCCGCTGTTCAGCGACCAGAAGTTCCACAACATCGGCGTCTCCGCCCACAAGCAGGACTTCCCGCAGCTGGCCCGAGAGGGCCTGAAAATCGTCCGCCTGGGAGACGAGAAGCAGATCGACGAGTTGGCGCTCCAGACGCGCTTCTCCGAGCTGGGCCGCTTCCTGGTGACGAAGCAGGAGAACGACGTGGGGGCCTTCAAGACGCCCACGCTGCGCAACGTGGGCATCACCGGCCCGTACATGCACGACGGCACGCTCGCGACGATGTGGGACGTCATCGACCACTACAACAAGGGCGGCGTGGCCAACCCGTTCCTGGACGGGGGGATGCAGCGACTGGGGCTGACGGAGCCCGAAATCGACGACCTGGTGGCCTTCCTCTTCACGCTCACCGACGAGCGCTTCACCCGACTCAACGGCCAGGAGCTGGCGAAGCAGCGGGCGCGCAAGAACAAGCGCCCGGAGCGCGACACCGCGGTGGCGATGGGGAAGAAGGGGAACCTGGGAGACCTGGCGCCCAATCCGGACCTGGCGGTGAAGAATCCGGCGGACATCGGCGCGTATGGCACCGAGACGCTGCCCAAACCCGCTTCGACGAAGCAGCCCTGAGGAGGCGCCGCCCATGGGGAACAAGTTCCGCAGCATCGAGACGAAGCACCACGAGGAGCGCGACGCCTTCTTCGAGGACCTGAAGCGGTTGGACCGCCGGGCCTTCCTGCGCGTCGCGGGCATGTCCGCCGGCATCGTCGCCGGCATGGGCCTGAGGACGCCTCAGAGCTTCCAGCTGGTCAACGTGGCCGAGGCGCAGGGCACCAAGCCGCGCTTCTCCTTCGCGTACATCTCCGACACGCACCTGTACGAGCAGAAGCTCAATGACCGCTTCGTGCGCTCCATCCTGAAGGCGGTGGACGACGTCAACGGGTTGGACCCGCAGCCGGACTTCGTCCTCTTCGGCGGGGACCTCGCCCAGCTGGGCGCCCCGGAGGAGCTGAAGCTGGGCGCGCAGATCCTCAAGAGCGTCAAGGCGCCCGTGAGGATGATGGTGGGCGAGCACGACTGGTTCCTCGACATGGGGGACATGTGGAAGGACCTGTTCGGCGCCCCGAACTATTCGTTCGACCACAAGGGCGTGCACTTCGTGGTGCTCAACTCCATCCTGGAGAAGGACTTCTGGACGGAGCGAAAGCTCACGCCCAAGGAGCGGATGCAGATTGTCGCGGGCCTGGACAACGGCATCCAGTCCCGCTTCGAGGTGGGCGAGCCGCAGCGCGCCTGGATGAAGCAGGACCTGGCGAAGGTGGACAAGAAGACGCCCGTCATCGTCTTCAGCCACTCGCCGCTCTACAAGTACTACCGCCCCTGGAACTTCTGGACGGACGACGCGGACGAGGTCCAGGCGCTGCTCAAGCCGTTCGACAAGGTCACCGTCATCCACGGGCACACGCACCAGCTGTTGTCGAACCGCATCAACAACATCCAGTTCCACGGGATGCTGTCCACCGCGTGGCCGTGGCCGTACGCGCCCGAGGGCCTGCCGCAGCTCACGGTGCAGATGAACCGGCCGGACCCGTTCAGCCAGTTCGACGGGTGCGGAGACGGACGGATGGACGTGCTGGAGTCGGGTCTGGTGGACAAGCTGTACAACCTCTGGGAGCGCAACCCCATCACCGTCCGGGCCAGCTACCTGGGCTCGGGTGGGAAGCAGGACGCGCCGCCCCGGACGAAGCTTCCGAGCTACTGAGCGCGAGGCGACACGATGAACTTCCGGATGAAGCTGTGGGTGGGAACCGGAGCGCTGCTGTCCTTCGCGGGAGGCGTGGCGCTGGCCACCGGTCCCGCCGAGCGCCCCAAGGCGGCCTCGCTGAAGACCGAGCCGCTGCCGCGTCACCAGGTGCCGGTGTCGAAGGACGGCAACCTGGTCGTGGGCATGTGCGACGGCCAGACGTCCCTGGAGGTCAAGGGCGTCAAGGAGGGCGAGTCGCTCACGCGCGAGCAGGCCCAGCGCGTGTCCGACGAGCTGATGGCCGCGTGGCACCAGAAGAACCCGGACGCGACGTGGGACCCGCCGCCCGCGACGCGCGTGGTGGCGCAGGCCCAGAAGCCGCCGCAGAAGCAGCCTCAGCCCAACCCGCCCATGGGCACCAACCAGCCCTCCACGGGCATCGGGGTGCGAGAGGGCGGCGTGACGGCGGAGAGCGGCGGCCGCGAGGTGCGCAAGGAGGCCGGCGCGAACATCCAGGACGGTCACTCCTACGGCGCCTTCACGCCTCGCGATGAAGCGGTGTGGGCCGCGTCCACGCAGCAGTTCGTGGAGGAGGGGCACCGCGTGTTCCACGACGCGGCGGCGGTGGGCGGCACCATCGCGGTCTCCTGTGACATGTGTCACCCGGATGCATCCAACACGCATCCGGAGACGTATCCGAAGTACCAGGTGCAGCTGGGCCGCGTGGCGCTGCTGCGGGACATGATCAACTGGTGCATCGAGAACCCGGTGCGCGGCAAGCCGCTCGCGGACGGAGACCCTCGGATGCGCGCGATGGAGGCGTACATCTACGCGCAGCGCAAGGGCGTGAAGCTGGAGTACGGGAAGAAGTAGCCCGCGCCGGCCCGTGCCTCGGTGGAGCGGGGCACGGGTGCACAGTCGAGGCGCCACTCCACCGGAACAGTCCACGGTCGGTTGGAGGTCCGACGAGCCCGGGGCTCACGCGAGGGTTGACGGCGGTGTCCGGAAGGACCATGTCTCGCCGGCACGACGCATGAGCTTCTCGCCCCCCACCAACGCTCCCTCCGAAACCGTCAACGCCTTGCGAGACAGGGGCTACGCCGTGCTGGACCGCGCGGGCCTGTCCGAGCTGGTGGGCATCCCCGCCGCCGCGCTGGATGCGTGGAGGCCCACGTGGGACGCGCTGCCGGCGGATGGCTATCTGCGGGACGGTGGCCGGTATCGCACGCGGCGCCACTCGTGCTTCGTCGTGGAGGGGGACACCGTCACCCAGGTGCCCCACCGCGCGCACTGGCAGCCCGTCGAGTACAACGCCCTGCACGGCGGCCTGGAGCGCTGGTTCGAGCCGATGACGTCCACCGTCGTCGAGCGCCCCGAGTGGCCTCGGCTGCTCAGCCGGCTGGCGGCCTGTGGCTCGGCGCTCAAGGGCGCGCAGCCCTGGTACGTGGAGGCGCACCAGTTCCGCATCGACACCACGGATGGCATCGGCCGACCGACACCCGAGGGCGCGCACCGCGACGGCGTGGACTTCGTCGTGGTGCTGCTGGTGGGGCGTGACGGCATCAAGGGCGGCGAGACGCGCGTGTTCGAGGCCGCCGGCCCCAATGGCATCCGCTTCACGCTGACGGAGCCCTGGTCGGCGCTGCTGCTCGACGACGAGCGTGTCATCCACGAGAGCACGCCCATCCAGCCGTTGGAGGCCGCGGGACACCGCGACACCCTGGTGCTCACCTTCCGCGCGAAGGGCTTCCAGGGTCCGTGAGCCACGGTCAGGACTTCGGGGCGATGGTGACCTTCACGCCCGAGGTCCAGACCTTGTGCTCGTCCCCGTAGTACAGGTAGGCGCGGCTCGCCGCGCCGGTGTACGTGCCGGGCACCGCGGCGATGAGGGACAGCGGGATGTCGTGGTGCTTCCTGGGCTCCATGCCTCGCCAGTACAGGACGACGTCGCGACCCCGCACCTCGTAGGCGTCCACGAGCTTGCGCTTCACCAGCTCCTTGAGCTGGTCATGGCGCACCTCCAGGCCTCCCGGCACCCCGAAGATGGCCACCGCGGTGGACAGGTGCTGGTCCGTGCGGTTGGTCACCATCACCCGCGCCTCCGTGGGCTCGCCCTCGGTCAGCTCCTTCTTCGCGAGCGCCACCTCGAGCGACACCAGCGTGTCCTTCGAGCTGTCCGGCACCAGCGAGTGGTAGGAGACCTCGACGGTGTACGGAATCTCCGCGGGGCCCTCCAGGCGCAGCTCCACGCGGTGTGCGCCGGAGCCGAGCAGGGGCCCCGCGTCCGGCAGGTGGAGCACCTCACGCGTGGCCGAGGTGAAGCGCACGGGCTCGCCCACCGGACGTCCGTCCACGTAGAGCCGCACCTGTCCCGAGGGGAGCGAGGCCGCGTGGGCCAGGTCGTAGGCGTTGATGGCGCGCAGCGTGAGCACCGTGCTCTGGGTGGACCCGTAGCGTCCACCCTTGTTGACCTCCGCGAAGTACCTCAGCACGCTCGTCACGTTTTCGAGGTGTGCCTTGGGCTCGCGCAGCCACGCCAGCGCGGCGATGGCCGTCGTCTCGATGTCGAGGGATGCGCCCCAGCCGCCGACGATGGACTGGGTGCCGCCCGTCACCTTGCCGGAGGGCTCCTGCAGCTTCGCCAGTCGCGCCATCAGCGCGCGGGCCGACGCGCCGTCCCCCGCGAGCGAGAGCACGTTGGCCGCGAGCGCCACCTCGTAGCTGTTGCTGCTGGCCGAGGCCGCCGCCTTCACCGAGGCAATCTCGCGCGCCAGCTCCTTCGCCTGCGCGGCGCGTGAGGTCCCCGCGCTCTCCAGCAGGGCCCAGGCGATGTAGGCGTTGGCGGTCTCCGCGTTCTCGGTCCAGGCGTGGGACGCGCGGTGGCCGCGCGCGAAGTTGCCCTTGCCGTCGCGCTGGTTCATCAGCCACGCGCGCGTGCGCTCCACCAGCCGCGCATCCACGGACATCACCTGCTTCATGTCCGTGAAGTGGAGCAGGCCGTAGGCCGTCAGCGCCTCGTGGCCGGGGGCTGCACCGAACCACTCGAAGCCGTGTGACTTCGTCTCGAAGCTCACCAGCCGCTTGTAGCCGCGCTCCAGCATCTCCCGCGCGGAGCTCATCAGCGCTGGGTGGATGCCCGGGTGCGTCTGGAAGTAGAGCTGCGCCATCGTCATCGGATACGTGGTCGAGCTCGTCTGCTCGAAGCAGCCGCTCGGCTCGCGGATGAGCTGGGCCAGGCTCTCCGTCATGTTGGCGAGGGGGCTGGGATACACGGCGATGCTGGCGCGGATGCTGCCGGGCGCCAGTCGCTCGGGCAGGGTGATGACGTGGCTGGCGGGCTTGTTCGCCGACAGCAGGCCTCCGTGCGAGACCGTCCCGGGAAAGCCCAGGGGTTGGATGGCCAGCGTGCGGGTGACGGTGTCCGAGTAGTCGCCTGCGCGCGCCACCAGCTTCACGTCCACGGGCTTCGACTGTTGTGAGCCGATTGTCAGCGACAGGAGCTGTCGCCCGCGTGCCCCGGCCGCGAGGTCCACCGCGCGGGCCATCGCGAGCGTCACGTCGCCCTGGGCCTCCGCCTGGACGCTGGCGTTCTTCAGCGCGGACTGCGTCCCGTTCACCAGCGAGACGGGCAGCCGCACCACGTCTCCGGAGGTGACCTCGAGCGGCAGCTTGGGCTCCGCGTAGAAGGGGCGCACCGACTCCAGCTCGAGCTCCGCGGCGCCGAGCGCGCCGTCCAGACCCACGGCTCCCGCAACGGCGCGGAACGTCGTCACCGCGTCGCTCAGCGCGAAGTAGACCTTCGCCTCGCCGGTAGCCGCGTCGGTGCGGACGGCCGGGCTCCAGTAGAGCGTCTCCGAGAAGTCCACGCGGTCGTCGGGTTTGCGGCCTGGTCGCAAGGCGTGCGAGTACTCGCGAACCCAGTGATAGGTGGGGAGCTCGTGGCCCGAGACGGGGTATTCGTCCTCCGCGTCGCTCTTCGAGGACTTCCCTTCCACGACCGAAGGGCTCACCGGGGCGGGCGGCGGGGCTTCGACGGGCGGGCGTCCTTGCTCGACCGGGGCGGCGAGGGGAACCGCGAGGGCCGGGTCCACGGGAGTGAAGCGGTCCTGCTGCTCCCTGGCCTCGTCGCGCCGGGCCAGGAGGTCAGCGGGGATGTTCCTGGGCCGCTCGCCCACGCGGAGCTGGATGAAGCGCCAGCCCACCTCCGGGTCACGCTGCATGACGCCCAGCGGGTCGGAGAAGCCGAAGCGGCGCCAGCCCTGGGTGCCCAGGAGCAGGTCCACCGCCAGCGTGCTCTTCGGGTTCTTCCGGTCGAGGTAGAGCTGCGCGTCCGCGAGCTCGCGCACCTCGGGCTCCAGCAGGACCATCACCGGGAGGCGGGGCGCCTGCTCGCGCTTCTCCACGAGCTGGAGCACGGAGTCGTCGGTGACGCTGAGCATCACCAGCGCGGTGACGGGCTGGCCATCCCGCGTGGTGCGCGCGGTCAGCTCCACCACGTCGCCGGGCACCGGACGTGTCTGGTGCACCGTCAGCTCCACCTGGACTTCCTTCGCGGGCTGACGGAACACCAGCCGCTCCGCGAGGGGACGTCCGTCCTCCGCCCAGGCCGTGGCGACGAGCACTCCGTCGGCCGCGCCCGCGTCCAGCGTCACGTTGGTGCCCGTCACGCGCTGCTCGGAGACCCGCAGGTCGCGCTGGCTCAGCGTCACCTTCACGCGGCCCGTGCCCGCGCTGGCCACGGTGAGCTTCACGTCCTTGCCCGCGGCAGTCACGTCCTCGCTCGCGCGCAGGACCACGCCCGTCTTCTTCACCTCCGGCAGCGGGAAGGTCTTCCGGATGCCTGAGGGCGCGTCGATGCGCAGCGCATAGCGCGCGCCCGCGCGAGGCGTCAGCTCGAAGCGGCCCCGGCCCTCGTGCTCGGAGCGCACGGTGGCGACGTCCTTGCCGGTCGACACGTCCACCACCGCGCCCGTCAGGTCCGCGGGCTTGCGCGCGGGCGTGCGCGCCTCGAAGTACACGCGCGACGTCAGGCCCGCCACCAGGTCGCCGCTCTCCGGGAAGAACGCCAGGTCCAGCGTCTGGAGGAGGATGGGAATCGTCTTCGCCGCGGTCTCCACCACGCCGCCGTCCTCGACGGTGAAGGACAGCGTGCCCTCGCCGCGCTCCATGCGCGCGGGCAACGCGAAGCGCACCAGGCAGTGGCCCTGGTCATCCACGGTGCAGGGGACCTGCGCGGCGCTGACGCCGTCCACCAGCGCGGCGGCGGTGACGCGGGCGCCCTTCGGGACACCGCCCTCGGCGCGCTTCACCTCGAGCGTCGCGGTGATGGTGTCGCCCGGGCCGTAGCCGTCACGGGCGAACTGGATGTGTGACTTGAGCCGGGGAGCGCGGTAGGCGCGCACGTCGAACTTCCGCTCGGCGACGGGCGTGTCGAAGCCGGCGCTGCTCAACCGCGCCGTGTACTCGCCACCCGGTTGCTCGTGGGGGATGTCCCAGCCGATGCCCCAGGCCGAGTCGGCGCTGTAGTGGTACTGCTGGTAGACGACCTCGCCCCGGGGGCCTCGAATCTCCAGTTGGGAGCGCACCTGGCCCTGGTAGGGCTTGTGACTCAGGCTCTGCAGGAACAGCCCTCCGATGAAGACCTTCTCCCCCGGCCGATACAGGGGCTTGTCCGTGGTGATGTACGTGGAGGGACGGTCGCTGTCCGGGGCTGGGCTGGAGGGCTGCTGGGTGCCCGAGGCGTCCCCCGGTGACGGCAGCAACAGCGTGGCGAACAGCCCCAGGACGAGGAGTGCCCCGAGCGAGAGGGGGACAGGGAAGATCATGTCGGCTCAGAACGGCTGACCACGAGGGAAGTTCTGGAGAAAGGGTGCCCCGTCTCCCGAGCGGGGACGATACCGAGGGGGCGCCGCGCGACGCCATGCGGGGCCTTGGGGACACCCCCGTGACGAGGCGCGTCCGGAATCGTCGGAACGACGTCCTTGTCCCCCGTGGACACCCGCCCGAGACTCGGCCTGCGGTGGTCGCGGCTCGCACGCTTTCGTGAGAGGGGGAGCGGCCAGCGGCCCGGGCATGTCCCGGCACAGGAGCAGGTGATGTTGGACACCCTCTGGCAGGACCTCCGTTACGGCGCGCGTGTGCTCGTCCGCAGCCCTGCTTTCACCCTCGCCATCTTGTTGACGCTGGCGCTGGGCATCGGCGCGAACACCGCCATCTTCAGCCTCATCCACGGCGTGCTGCTGCGGCCGTTGCCCTATGCGGACGGCGCGCGGCTGGTGCACCTGGAGCAGCCGGTGACCCGGGCGGGCGTCGAGAACACGGGCTTCTCGCCGGTGGAGCTGGCGGACTACCGGGCGCAGCTCACGCGCATCCAGGGGCTGGTGGAGTATCACTCGATGCCCTTCAGCATCGTGGGGCATGGCGAGCCGCGACGGGTGCAGACGGCGGTGGTGTCCGCGGGCTTCTTCGACACCCTGGGCGTGCGTCCGTTCCTGGGCCGCACGTTCCTCCCCGAGGAGGAGGCGCCCGGCGCCGCCCCCGTGCTCATCCTGAGCCATGCGTATTGGAAGAACGTGCTGGGCGGAGACCCGGCCATGGTGGGGAAGACCTTCACCATGAACGGGCGCACGCACACGGTCGTCGGCGTGTTGCCTCCCGTGCCGCAGTACCCGGCGGAGAACGACGTGTACATGCCCATCTCCGCGTGTCCGTTCCGCTCGGGGGCGGACTGGGCACACGGGCGTGCCAGCCGTGGGCTCACCGTCCTCGGACGACTGGCGCCGGGGGTGTCGCTCGCGGAGGCGCGTGTCGAGCTGGCCACGGTGGCGACGCGGCTGCATGAGACGCATCCCGAGGCCTATCCCGCCGCGGAGGGGTTCTCCTCCACGGCGTCGAGCCTCCAGGACCGGCTGGTGGCGCGTGCGCGGCCCACGCTGTTGTTGTTGCTGGGCACCGCGCTCTTCCTGCTGCTCGTCGTCTGCGCGAACGTGGCGAACCTCACGCTGGCGCGGCTGGCGCGACGTGAGCAGGAGCTGGCGGTCCGCGCGGCGCTGGGCGCGGGACAGGGGCGGATTGCGAGGCAGTTGCTGACCGAGCACCTGTTGCTGTCGTTCGTGGGCGGGCTGCTCGGGCTCATGGTGGCGGCGGCGGGGATGGAGCTGCTGGTGGCGTTCGTCGCGCGCTACACGTCGCGCGCGGTGGAGGTGGAGGTCGGCCTGCCGATGCTGCTCATCAATCTCTGCCTGTCGCTGGGCACGGGGCTGGTGCTCTCGTTGCTGCCCGCGATGCCGACGCGCACGGTGCTCGGCTCGGCGGTCACCGGTGGCGCGGGGACGTCACGGGTGAGCCCGCGTCTGCGTGGGTTCTTCATCGTCTCGCAGGTGGCGCTCTCGTGCATCCTGTTGGTGGGCGCGGGGTTGATGTTGCGCAGCATGGCGCGGCTGCATCGCGTGGACCCGGGGTTCGACGCGGACAACGTGCTCACCGCGCGCGTGGACCTCGGGTGGGACCGTTATCGCGAGGACGACAAGGTCCGCGCCTTCGTCGAGGAGCTGTTGCCCCGGTTGGAGGCGATGCCGGGAGTGACCTCCGTCGGGCTCGCCAATGCGCTGCCGCTCAGTGAGAACAGGCCCTGGACGACCACGTTGCAGGTGGACGGGCAGGAGCTCGTCCCGGGGCAGGTGCGTCCCCAGGCGGACCTGCGCAGCGCGACGGGCGGCTACTTCCGGGCGCTCGGGGTGCCGTTGCTGAAGGGGCGGCTGTTCGAGCCCGGGGACCGTCCCGGGACGGAGCCGGTGGTGGTGGTGAACCAGGCGTTCGTGCGCGCGCATCTCGGCGGTGGGGAGGGCGTGGGGCGGCGCATCTCGTTCGATGGCGGGAGCCACTGGGTCACGGTGGTGGGCGTGGTGGGCGATGTGCGGGAGCGCGGGCTCGGGGATGAGCCGCCGCGCGAGGTGTATCTCCCGTTCTCGCTGCAGCCGTTGAGGGATTTGAGGTTGCTCGTCCGCACGCAGGGGCCGCCGATGGTGCTCGCGGAGCGCGTGCGTGCGCTCGTGCATGAGCTGGACGCGGTGCAGCCCGTGACGGACGTGCACCCGCTGTCGAACGTGCGCAACGAGTCGCTCGCCGCGCCGCGCTTGATGACGATGCTCCTGGGCTTCTTCGCGGTGCTGGCGCTGGTGCTGACGTGCACGGGCCTGTCCGGCGTGGTGGCGTTCTCGGTCAGCCAGCGGGTGCGGGAGATGGGCATCCGTCTGGCGCTCGGCGCCACGCCCGCGGGTGTGCTCGCGCTGGTGTTGCGGCAGGGCATGCACCTGGTGCTGGTGGGGCTCGCGGTGGGGACGGCGGGGGCGCTCGGCCTGTCCTCGTTGATGGAGGGGCTGCTGTTCGGCGTGGAGCCCACGGACCCGGTGACGCTGCTGGGCGTGCTGGTGTTGCTGGGGGGCACGGGAGTGGTCGCCTGCCTGCTGCCCGCGCTGCAGGCCTCGCGTGTGGACCCGGCCATCTCGTTGCGCGGGGCGTGACGGTTCCTGCTCCTCGCGTGGCAGGGCCATGCGAGGGGCGTGAAATCCCTCGCCGTGAGGTCGGCACGGCGAGCCCCTGCTCGCGTCGTGGGGCTCGACGGCTGGGAGGTGTGACCTCCCTCGTTGCGATGCCTCGCGAAGCGCCCGTGCTCCCGAGGCGGGGCTAACATGCCCCGGCGTGAGGTGCGGATGACGGCGACACGGAAGCGGGTGGGCATTCTCGGCTACGAGGGCGTGGAGAGCCTGGACCTCGTCGGGCCGCTGGAGGCCTTCGCGAAGGTCCAGTCGGACGGACACCGCAGCTACGAGGTGCTGGTGGTGGGGCTGCACCCGGGAGAGTTCCGCTCCGAGTCGGGCGTCGTCTTCAAGCCGCACCTCGTGCTGGAGGACGCGAGCGGATTGGACACGCTCGTCATCCCCGGCGGCGCGGGCCTGCGGACCCCGGAGACCCACGCGCGGGTGACGCGCTGGCTCCGCGCGCATGGGCCCAAGCTCCGTCGCGTCGTCTCCGTCTGCACGGGCATCTATGCGCTCGCGGCGTCGGGGCTGCTCGATGGGCGACGCGCCACCACGCATTGGCAGTTCGCGAGGGACGTGGCCGAGCGCTTCCCGAAGGTCCGCATCGAGGCGGACGCGCTGTTCATCAAGGACGGCTCCTTCTACACGTCCGCGGGAATCACCGCCGGCATCGACCTGGCGCTCGCGCTCATCGAGGAGGACCACGGCCCACGCTCGGCGCTCACCGTCGCGCGGGAGCTGGTGATGTATCTCAAGCGCCCCGGAGGTCAGGCCCAGTACTCCGAGCCGCTGCGCTTCCAGGAGGAGAGCGGCGGACGCTTCGGTGACCTGCCGAGCTGGATG
It encodes the following:
- a CDS encoding GlxA family transcriptional regulator yields the protein MTATRKRVGILGYEGVESLDLVGPLEAFAKVQSDGHRSYEVLVVGLHPGEFRSESGVVFKPHLVLEDASGLDTLVIPGGAGLRTPETHARVTRWLRAHGPKLRRVVSVCTGIYALAASGLLDGRRATTHWQFARDVAERFPKVRIEADALFIKDGSFYTSAGITAGIDLALALIEEDHGPRSALTVARELVMYLKRPGGQAQYSEPLRFQEESGGRFGDLPSWMLVNLAKDLSVEALAQRVSLSPRHFARQFRSVFGQTPAAYVEQLRLEEARSRLVEGHGGIEQVALAVGFQSADVFRRAFERRFGVAPSLYREGFRAHASGPRGAPRPGGSRRMGTRARAAR